One genomic window of Pelmatolapia mariae isolate MD_Pm_ZW linkage group LG5, Pm_UMD_F_2, whole genome shotgun sequence includes the following:
- the terf2ip gene encoding telomeric repeat-binding factor 2-interacting protein 1: protein MPSKRQAVAQSAFSPVLFMTVEGEPMNFFLRPGPIKRKLQPLISAGGGMLCNVQQPGAILLTDPEDRSVIPQSTAHRYVSTQYIYDCVEKNEQFSLEDYRLNPEKVQRHSARLNNSKNSSPQVTGGRSAYTPDEDAAILNYVSKHKTQTGGNRLWQEMEKQHVTAHTWQSMKHHYKAQLAKKQTAAVEVEKPEDSQTAEEKTEVEEHQETDAQKSSCEEDVSETDLTQMDVQLVQTGSTPENVDQDPEQHVSQKTDEQQTESKQSETLEAEVSQPFQTAAPCADLQAETQLLTAETTDAETGEPQPVSPQKQSLSGDDSTPAQPKPTPKCSSSEKPKEKQKASPVLEQPLRRTTRRQLELEPYGKKLRSSSTQAVPTTSSPQPLKKTKSALQKDTTTDQPPPKKARGKTPRAEAESDEEQSTPAAISKTIQADETNPVPHKGEKKKEKRKLGILELATKEFEDDSESDDLEAPDLQNPAQTAATSTSLHPPPADTTPDPASKQSCTKPGPTETPLSNVEQAQATSNNCAAEKSRLPPAAEPVVSEAVGTTSKAHLFIFDSEPQEDDSQSVIGDCPAAPSEPQPTVNKDAALSLTQDLLEEDKLRIRDLMNQTDKDLISVTKALLKTCGDFSAAKDLLLNPSSISGPFWNRSDDRLLLSAEPNGIQRLQEKYGEENVAKRIVFLEVEG, encoded by the exons ATGCCATCCAAAAGACAAGCTGTGGCCCAGTCTGCTTTCTCTCCAGTTCTCTTCATGACTGTGGAGGGTGAACCGATGAATTTCTTCCTGCGACCTGGTCCCATCAAACGCAAACTCCAGCCGCTCATTTCAGCTGGAGGAGGAATGTTGTGCAACGTCCAGCAACCAGGAGCAATACTGCTGACTGATCCTGAGGACAGAAGTGTCATTCCTCAATCCACTGCACACCG GTACGTGTCCACCCAGTATATTTATGACTGTGTTGAGAAGAATGAACAGTTCAGTTTAGAGGACTACAGGCTAAATCCTGAAAAGGTCCAAAGACATTCTGCTAGActcaacaacagcaaaaacagcTCGCCTCAAGTCACAGGAG GCAGAAGTGCCTACACTCCTGATGAAGATGCTGCCATTTTAAATTATGTCAGCAAGCACAAGACGCAGACTGGGGGAAACCGGCTTTGGCAAGAGATGGAGAAACAGCATGTGACCGCACACACCTGGCAGTCGATGAAACACCACTACAAAGCACAACTGGCTAAGAAACAGACAGCCGCTGTGGAGGTGGAAAAGCCAGAAGACAGTCAGACAGCAGAAGAAAAGACAGAG GTGGAAGAGCATCAAGAGACAGATGCTCAGAAATCTTCATGTGAAGAAGATGTTTCAGAAACAGACCTAACACAG ATGGATGTCCAGTTAGtacaaacaggaagcacacCAGAAAATGTAGACCAAGACCCAGAGCAACATGTGAGTCAGAAAACAGATGAACAACAAACTGAaagcaaacaatcagaaactCTAGAAGCTGAAGTATCTCAGCCCTTTCAAACTGCGGCGCCTTGTGCGGACCTACAGGCAGAGACCCAACTACTAACAGCAGAGACCACAGATGCAGAAACAGGTGAACCTCAACCTGTCTCcccacaaaaacaaagtttgtcaGGGGATGACTCCACACCAGCTCAGCCTAAGCCCACGCCCAAATGTTCCTCATCAGAAAAGCCAAAAGAGAAGCAGAAGGCTTCCCCAGTGCTGGAACAACCATTGCGTCGAACAACTCGCAGGCAGCTTGAGCTTGAACCGTACGGCAAAAAACTGAGGTCATCATCAACCCAAGCAGTGCCAACCACATCATCTCCCCAGcccctgaaaaaaacaaagtctgCTCTTCAAAAAGATACGACCACAGACCAGCCGCCTCCCAAGAAAGCCAGAGGAAAAACTCCGAGAGCAGAGGCAGAGAGTGACGAGGAGCAGAGTACACCCGCAGCCATATCTAAAACAATACAAGCAG ATGAAACCAATCCAGTTCCACAtaaaggagaaaagaagaaagagaagagaaagttGGGGATTCTCGAATTGGCAACGAAGGAGTTTGAAGATGACAGTGAG TCTGATGATCTCGAAGCTCCAGATCTCCAAAACCCTGCACAAACAGCAGCTACATCGACCTCCCTTCATCCTCCGCCTGCAGACACAACTCCGGATCCCGCTTCCAAACAGTCCTGCACTAAACCTGGACCCACTGAGACCCCTCTGAGTAATGTGGAACAGGCCCAGGCCACTAGTAACAACTGTGCAGCTGAGAAAAGCCGCCTGCCTCCAGCTGCTGAGCCTGTAGTGTCTGAGGCTGTCGGTACAACCTCCAAGGCCCACCTGTTCATATTCGACAGTGAACCTCAGGAAGACGACTCTCAGTCCGTCATCGGTGACTGTCCAGCAGCTCCGTCAGAACCACAGCCAACAGTGAACAAAGATGCTGCACTTTCTCTGACTCAGGACCTGTTAGAGGAGGACAAGCTGCGAATCAGAGACCTCATGAACCAGACAGATAAG GACTTAATTAGTGTGACCAAAGCTTTACTTAAGACCTGCGGAGACTTTTCTGCTGCAAAAGACCTGCTCTTGAATCCCTCCTCCATTTCGGGACCGTTTTGGAATCGCTCTGACGACAGACTTTTGCTCTCGGCTGAGCCTAACGGCATCCAACGGCTGCAGGAGAAATACGGCGAGGAGAATGTGGCCAAGAGAATCGTGTTTCTCGAGGTGGAGGGATGA